A window of the Cystobacter fuscus genome harbors these coding sequences:
- a CDS encoding AMP-binding protein: protein MTERSTNHIAAEMRRRAKENPAQPAFVMQGLHSRTIVTYGAFVERVARATAFLIERGLKRGERCALIGTNHPDWCAAWYAIVGLGAVAVTLDPQLSPEALGALMKDAGARFAIVDAKAQAQSAAWTQLEQVFSLNEQAHGVFSSDAAAPEELVGGGDELAGLLYTSGTTSEPKGVMLTHTNLLVAVNGIILALRASRDDVILSVLPFFHILAQIGGMLAPLAVGATVVLLPELEVTRITGALRDGGITIFFCVPQFYHLFLRRVRAQIDESPRLRRMFPRLLRWNRRARAIGLNAGKVLFKKVHATFGPKIRALISGGAALDPEAARTFYALGIDILQVYGLTETTGAIALGRPGETVIGTVGRAVPGVEFRIDVPDGRGSPQAPGEVFVRSAMVMPGYYNRPGEAKLEDGWFHTGDLGYLDPDGYLYVLGRTGDTIVLPSGKKIQPSELETHFARSKLIAEVGVTLATGDTGSDPRLHLVVVPDLEAIRATGTGNVEQVLHEEIARLSAALPSYKRVVGVTITREPLPRTTTRKLKRAALQEWVKASQAAEHVGSKPVWRDADRAWAEVPAHARALELIAARASLPREELHPDLHLDLDLGLDSLARLSLLSDLDVNAVGEVLATVQSVRELVEATAHGTPAPAAPATSPPPPRSLALTLLAFVLLRGLRGLEWLLLGVRVKGAEHLRPSGAALICANHQSFLDVFVLLSVLPWSVFRRTCMVGKPKYFGGPLMPLARRIGVMPIDASRNLPTAIEESVARLERGAVLIVFPEGTRSRDGALLPFRHGATVIAQRARAPIIPVAIDGAYRVMPRDKFFPRLHRVTLRAGAALLDDPSADVHARTDTLRARIAALLQGAPP from the coding sequence ATGACCGAACGATCGACAAACCACATCGCGGCGGAGATGCGCAGGCGAGCGAAGGAGAACCCGGCGCAACCGGCGTTCGTCATGCAGGGCCTGCACTCACGCACGATCGTGACGTACGGCGCGTTCGTCGAGCGCGTCGCACGCGCCACGGCGTTCCTCATCGAACGCGGCCTGAAGCGCGGTGAGCGCTGCGCGCTGATTGGCACCAACCATCCGGATTGGTGCGCGGCCTGGTACGCCATCGTCGGCCTCGGCGCCGTCGCGGTGACGCTGGATCCGCAACTGTCCCCGGAGGCGCTGGGCGCGCTCATGAAGGACGCCGGCGCCCGCTTCGCCATCGTCGACGCGAAGGCCCAAGCGCAGAGCGCCGCGTGGACACAGCTCGAGCAGGTGTTCAGCCTGAACGAGCAAGCCCATGGCGTGTTTTCCAGCGACGCCGCCGCACCCGAGGAGCTCGTCGGCGGCGGCGACGAGCTGGCCGGGCTGCTCTACACGTCAGGCACGACGTCCGAGCCGAAGGGCGTCATGCTGACGCACACGAATCTGCTCGTGGCGGTGAACGGAATCATCCTCGCCTTGCGCGCCAGCCGCGACGACGTGATCCTGTCCGTCCTCCCCTTCTTCCACATCCTCGCGCAGATCGGCGGCATGCTCGCTCCGCTCGCCGTCGGCGCGACGGTGGTGCTCCTCCCCGAGCTCGAAGTCACTCGCATCACCGGCGCGCTGCGTGACGGTGGCATCACGATCTTCTTCTGCGTTCCGCAATTCTATCACCTGTTCCTGCGCCGCGTGCGCGCGCAGATCGATGAGTCACCCCGGTTGCGACGCATGTTTCCACGCCTGTTGCGCTGGAACCGCCGCGCCCGAGCCATCGGCCTCAACGCGGGAAAGGTCCTGTTCAAGAAGGTCCATGCCACGTTCGGACCGAAGATCCGCGCGCTGATCTCCGGCGGCGCGGCCCTGGATCCGGAAGCCGCGCGCACGTTCTATGCCCTGGGCATCGACATCCTGCAGGTCTACGGCCTCACCGAGACCACCGGCGCGATCGCGCTTGGTCGACCGGGCGAGACGGTCATCGGCACGGTCGGCCGCGCGGTGCCCGGCGTCGAGTTCCGCATCGACGTTCCGGACGGGAGAGGGAGCCCTCAAGCGCCCGGCGAGGTGTTCGTCCGCAGTGCGATGGTGATGCCGGGCTATTACAACCGCCCGGGCGAGGCGAAGCTCGAAGACGGTTGGTTCCACACCGGCGACCTCGGGTACCTCGACCCGGACGGCTATCTCTATGTCCTCGGCCGCACCGGAGACACCATCGTCCTTCCCAGCGGCAAGAAGATCCAGCCGAGCGAACTCGAGACGCACTTCGCGCGCTCGAAGCTCATCGCCGAGGTCGGCGTCACACTGGCGACCGGTGACACGGGGAGCGACCCGCGGCTCCATCTCGTCGTCGTCCCCGACCTCGAGGCCATACGCGCCACGGGCACCGGCAACGTCGAGCAAGTGCTCCACGAGGAGATCGCGCGCCTCTCCGCCGCGCTGCCGTCGTACAAGCGCGTCGTCGGCGTCACCATCACCCGTGAGCCCTTGCCACGCACCACCACGCGCAAGCTCAAACGCGCCGCGCTCCAGGAATGGGTCAAGGCGTCCCAGGCCGCCGAGCACGTCGGGTCGAAGCCGGTGTGGCGTGACGCCGACCGCGCGTGGGCCGAGGTCCCCGCGCACGCGCGCGCGCTCGAGCTCATCGCCGCCCGCGCGAGCCTCCCGCGCGAGGAGCTCCATCCGGATCTGCATCTCGACCTCGATCTCGGCCTTGATTCACTGGCGCGCCTGTCGCTGTTGTCGGATCTGGACGTCAACGCCGTGGGCGAGGTGCTGGCGACGGTGCAATCCGTGCGCGAGCTCGTCGAGGCCACGGCCCATGGCACGCCCGCACCGGCCGCGCCCGCCACCTCCCCCCCTCCACCACGAAGCCTGGCGCTGACCCTGCTCGCGTTCGTGCTCCTGCGCGGCTTGCGTGGCCTGGAGTGGCTGCTCCTGGGCGTGCGCGTCAAGGGCGCCGAGCATCTGCGTCCGTCGGGCGCGGCGCTGATCTGCGCGAATCACCAGTCGTTCCTCGACGTGTTCGTGCTCCTGTCCGTCCTTCCATGGTCGGTCTTCCGCCGAACCTGCATGGTCGGAAAGCCGAAATACTTCGGCGGGCCCCTGATGCCGCTGGCGCGTCGGATCGGCGTGATGCCGATCGATGCCAGCCGCAACCTCCCCACGGCCATCGAGGAGAGCGTGGCGCGGCTCGAGCGCGGCGCGGTGCTGATCGTGTTCCCCGAAGGAACGCGCTCCAGGGACGGCGCCCTCCTCCCGTTCCGTCACGGCGCGACGGTGATCGCACAGCGCGCACGGGCGCCCATCATCCCCGTGGCGATCGACGGTGCCTACCGCGTCATGCCGCGCGACAAGTTCTTTCCCCGCCTTCACCGCGTCACCCTCCGCGCCGGCGCGGCCCTCCTCGACGACCCATCCGCCGACGTCCACGCACGCACCGACACGCTTCGCGCGCGGATCGCCGCGCTACTGCAAGGGGCCCCCCCATGA
- a CDS encoding alpha/beta fold hydrolase produces the protein MTELPAWILRQLPDGVEHRQIPVAGHSLHVMEFGQGQPVLMLHGNPTWGFLYRKVMAALRGQPVRCIVPDLVGFGLSDKPRDLGVHTLENHAAWIGELIDTLGLDNMIFVGQDWGGPIGMLALAERLERVSGMVILNTVLGPPRPGFRPTLFHRSSQLPVLSDVLFRGLQFPQLALWAAQGDRSSIRGEVARAYRWPLRHLQDRTAPLALARMVPDSLEHRSIAPLRRCQQAAESFKGPMRIVWGVRDPVLGRVIGWLERLLPRAEVKRTQAGHFLQEEVPDDIASAITSLVRGGANARSSG, from the coding sequence ATGACCGAGCTGCCCGCCTGGATTCTTCGACAGTTGCCCGATGGCGTCGAGCACCGCCAGATCCCCGTCGCGGGCCACTCCCTCCACGTCATGGAGTTTGGCCAGGGGCAGCCCGTCCTCATGCTCCACGGCAATCCCACCTGGGGCTTTCTCTACCGCAAGGTCATGGCCGCCCTCCGTGGACAGCCGGTGCGCTGCATCGTGCCCGACCTCGTCGGCTTCGGCCTCTCCGACAAGCCGCGCGACCTTGGCGTGCACACCCTCGAGAACCACGCCGCATGGATCGGCGAACTGATCGACACGCTCGGCCTCGACAACATGATCTTCGTCGGCCAGGACTGGGGCGGGCCCATCGGAATGCTCGCGCTCGCCGAGCGGCTCGAGCGCGTGTCGGGCATGGTCATCCTGAACACCGTCCTCGGGCCGCCGCGCCCCGGGTTCCGTCCGACGCTGTTCCACCGTTCGAGCCAGCTTCCCGTGCTCAGCGACGTGCTGTTCCGCGGCCTGCAATTCCCGCAGCTCGCGCTCTGGGCCGCGCAGGGAGACCGGAGCAGCATTCGCGGAGAGGTTGCCCGCGCCTATCGCTGGCCGCTGCGGCACCTCCAGGACCGCACCGCGCCCCTCGCCCTCGCACGCATGGTGCCAGACTCCCTGGAGCATCGCTCCATCGCACCGCTCCGGCGCTGCCAGCAAGCCGCCGAGTCGTTCAAGGGCCCCATGCGCATCGTCTGGGGTGTGCGAGATCCGGTGCTTGGACGCGTCATCGGGTGGCTCGAGCGACTCCTGCCACGCGCGGAGGTCAAGCGCACCCAGGCCGGACACTTCCTCCAGGAGGAGGTGCCCGACGACATCGCCAGCGCCATCACCTCGCTGGTCCGCGGTGGGGCTAACGCCCGCTCTTCTGGATGA
- a CDS encoding acyl carrier protein: MSEREIIDLVKAALNKVRPEFATEFESVGIDTRFESLRIDSVDTLRMITFLEDKLGFVFQDEDLGRIETVKDLTSLIQKSGR; the protein is encoded by the coding sequence ATGAGTGAACGAGAGATCATCGACCTGGTGAAGGCCGCGCTGAACAAGGTGCGGCCGGAGTTCGCCACCGAGTTCGAGTCCGTGGGCATCGACACGCGGTTCGAGAGCCTTCGCATCGACTCGGTCGATACCCTGCGGATGATCACGTTCCTCGAGGACAAGCTCGGCTTCGTGTTCCAGGACGAGGATCTGGGCCGCATCGAGACGGTGAAGGATCTGACCTCGCTCATCCAGAAGAGCGGGCGTTAG
- a CDS encoding fatty acyl-AMP ligase, whose amino-acid sequence MKQSHGLLARVEGVHESRTLHEALLRLDEAPATRGFTFQNERGEERFVAFPALHAESRRRGAALQALGMKKGDRLGMVVIDPEDFIATFLGALRVGIVPVPLYPPVHLGNLESYTRQAAAILASSGTTVLAVSAGLSSIFWAFVERVPNLARVVETSSLVADASALREVLVAPEDLVFLQYTSGSTGTPKGVRATHSTLIANIHGFMGSALSMQPGVDTGVSWLPLQHDMGLIGFVLGPLYWQVEVTFIPTLRFLKRPECWMETIHRRKATVSFAPNFAYGWLTRVARDEDLERWSLGNVRALGVGAEPLHYDTLKRFTDKFARTGLRPDVLLPAYGLAESMLAISMKKSTEPMKVRTLDAGRFRDDGVSMPADGGEVEHHIGCGKVIPGHELRVVDEKGATCADGVRGEILFRGPSVMEGYQEGGAETLIDADGWLRTGDLGYLVDGELYVVGRAKDLIIIRGRNISPQTIEWEVNKLPGVRVGTTIAVAVRVEDTEGVVVMLETRSDNAEALKAEVAATVKRVIGVPPADVVCLPPGAIPKTSSGKLQRGKARRQYLEGKLGREGSRTAGSMGARLRLGLQVTRSWWARARFSLWPKNTKEEEHRHE is encoded by the coding sequence ATGAAACAAAGTCATGGTCTCCTCGCGCGGGTCGAGGGCGTACACGAAAGCCGTACCCTGCACGAAGCCTTGCTCAGGTTGGACGAGGCTCCGGCGACGCGCGGATTCACCTTCCAGAACGAGCGTGGCGAGGAGCGTTTTGTTGCGTTTCCAGCACTTCACGCCGAGAGCCGCCGGAGGGGCGCGGCGCTGCAGGCGCTGGGAATGAAGAAGGGCGATCGTCTGGGAATGGTGGTCATCGATCCCGAGGACTTCATCGCGACGTTCCTCGGCGCGTTACGCGTCGGTATCGTCCCGGTGCCGCTCTATCCGCCGGTGCACCTCGGCAACCTCGAAAGCTACACACGGCAGGCGGCGGCGATCCTCGCGTCATCGGGCACGACGGTGCTCGCGGTGAGCGCCGGGCTGTCCAGCATCTTCTGGGCATTCGTCGAGCGCGTGCCGAACCTCGCGCGCGTGGTCGAGACATCGTCCCTCGTGGCGGACGCGTCGGCGTTGCGCGAGGTGTTGGTGGCACCGGAGGACCTGGTGTTTCTGCAGTACACGTCGGGCTCGACGGGGACGCCCAAAGGGGTGAGGGCGACCCACAGCACGCTCATCGCCAACATCCATGGCTTCATGGGTTCGGCTCTTTCCATGCAGCCCGGGGTCGACACCGGTGTGAGCTGGCTTCCGCTCCAGCACGACATGGGATTGATTGGTTTCGTGCTCGGGCCGCTCTACTGGCAGGTGGAGGTGACGTTCATCCCCACGCTGCGCTTCCTCAAGCGTCCGGAGTGCTGGATGGAGACGATCCACCGCCGGAAGGCGACCGTCTCCTTCGCCCCGAACTTCGCGTACGGGTGGCTGACGCGCGTCGCCAGGGACGAGGATCTCGAGCGGTGGTCGCTGGGGAATGTTCGTGCCCTCGGCGTTGGCGCGGAGCCGTTGCATTACGACACCCTGAAGCGCTTCACCGACAAGTTCGCGCGCACCGGGCTGCGCCCCGACGTGCTCCTTCCCGCGTACGGTCTGGCGGAATCGATGCTGGCGATCAGCATGAAGAAGTCGACCGAGCCGATGAAGGTGCGCACGCTCGACGCCGGGCGCTTCCGCGACGACGGTGTGTCCATGCCCGCCGACGGTGGAGAAGTCGAGCACCACATCGGCTGCGGCAAGGTCATCCCCGGGCACGAGCTGCGCGTCGTCGACGAGAAGGGAGCGACGTGCGCGGACGGCGTGCGCGGGGAGATCCTGTTCCGCGGCCCGTCGGTGATGGAGGGGTATCAGGAGGGTGGTGCCGAGACGCTCATCGACGCTGACGGATGGCTTCGGACGGGCGACCTCGGCTACCTCGTGGACGGTGAACTCTACGTGGTGGGGCGCGCGAAGGATCTCATCATCATCCGCGGCCGCAACATCAGCCCGCAGACGATCGAATGGGAGGTCAACAAGCTGCCGGGCGTGCGCGTCGGCACGACCATCGCGGTGGCGGTTCGCGTCGAGGACACCGAGGGCGTGGTGGTGATGTTGGAGACGCGTAGCGACAACGCGGAGGCGCTCAAGGCCGAGGTCGCCGCGACGGTGAAGCGCGTGATCGGCGTTCCACCGGCGGACGTGGTCTGTCTGCCGCCCGGGGCGATTCCCAAGACCTCGTCGGGCAAGCTCCAGCGCGGCAAGGCTCGTCGGCAGTACCTGGAAGGCAAGCTCGGGCGGGAAGGGTCGCGCACCGCCGGGTCGATGGGAGCGCGTCTACGCCTGGGGCTGCAGGTGACCCGCTCCTGGTGGGCGCGCGCCAGGTTTTCGCTTTGGCCCAAGAACACGAAAGAGGAAGAGCACAGACATGAGTGA
- a CDS encoding acyl-ACP desaturase, producing the protein MSFFETAEKKRRWSVYDDIPWDRLDPSAYDEGRAMNAETFCGVELYLPDYLGQGVNLVRENFGRAWFQANWGYEESKHGLALRMYLLKTGLRTEEQLRGLEDAIAARPWRLPWDTPRRMTCYGAIQEASTLLAYARQLEDAQAGKDEVLATIYRLIARDEAAHQQFYRAVLKLELEEHRHETLEDLALVSVGFRMPAIDLLPDSERRVETLRMHNSFNRWGFFLKVWMPLLKLLGVSRQEFAEYQRRAIDQTHDQAS; encoded by the coding sequence ATGAGCTTCTTCGAGACCGCCGAGAAGAAGCGGCGCTGGAGCGTGTACGACGACATCCCGTGGGATCGGCTGGATCCGTCGGCCTACGACGAGGGGCGCGCGATGAACGCCGAGACGTTCTGCGGCGTCGAACTCTACCTCCCCGATTATCTCGGCCAGGGCGTCAACCTCGTGCGCGAGAACTTCGGCCGGGCGTGGTTCCAGGCGAACTGGGGCTACGAGGAATCCAAGCACGGCCTCGCGTTGCGGATGTATCTCCTCAAGACCGGACTGCGCACCGAGGAGCAGCTGCGCGGCCTCGAGGACGCCATCGCGGCCCGGCCCTGGCGCCTTCCCTGGGACACGCCCCGCCGGATGACCTGTTACGGCGCCATCCAGGAGGCGAGCACACTCCTCGCCTACGCACGCCAGCTCGAGGACGCGCAGGCCGGCAAGGACGAGGTGCTCGCGACCATCTATCGCCTCATCGCGCGCGACGAGGCGGCGCACCAGCAGTTCTACCGCGCCGTCCTCAAGCTCGAACTCGAGGAGCACCGCCACGAGACGTTGGAGGATCTCGCCCTGGTGTCCGTCGGCTTCCGCATGCCGGCGATCGATCTCCTCCCCGACTCGGAGCGGCGAGTCGAGACGCTGCGCATGCACAACAGCTTCAATCGCTGGGGCTTCTTCCTGAAGGTCTGGATGCCGCTCCTCAAACTCCTGGGCGTGTCGCGCCAGGAGTTCGCGGAGTATCAACGGCGAGCCATTGATCAGACGCACGATCAGGCTAGCTGA
- a CDS encoding acyl-CoA dehydrogenase, which produces MTMQPLLAPEPSVEDQLYRILNSTRPEYAWKLRRYFEEHWDPSLSFQNEDLDGFREKTHFMVRKLLQAGLLSLAELNQKPSEYMKFCEHSCWIDGSVAATLFGHFLIFGGSLVFLGTERHRALVDVADDFRLPGCFCMTEVGHGSNLAGLGTTATYDAERGEFIINTPSWRDAKWAIALLAWNARVVTVMAQLYMPDGECKGIHSFLVPVRDEEGRPLPGVKISDVDWLIGLNGVGIGGAMFEQVRIPRENLLNRFADVTAEGKYVTSFDSPGELFRAQISPLMIERLVPFAVAGMKIALAVAARYGKERRQFGPRGGPERPIIEYSSHKRRLVPGVAESYAVAFMLERLHLEADVTMPEPLPTPLQPLCASFKAYSYEAATRVIQNARECCGVHSFRHINKIARAQLDMHGFAHAAGDNVVLFQYAGRILLEDFAGGKGPFKEAAEPDASSCSATCVKHQELFAARFTQLLDYTRGEFMKHMGEGLSRADAWNEILTFAIELGRAYAIRETHKQFLRVIGTCAPGPAKDILTELCELYGWSTVSANLGWYRDVSDGSLELSALFVERTVLEYSQRLAPKLDLLVDSFGIPEVLLPAADLMADLPGKFS; this is translated from the coding sequence ATGACTATGCAGCCCCTCCTAGCTCCCGAGCCCTCGGTCGAGGATCAACTCTACCGCATCCTGAACAGCACTCGCCCCGAGTATGCCTGGAAGCTGCGCAGGTACTTCGAGGAGCATTGGGATCCGTCACTGTCGTTCCAGAACGAGGACCTCGATGGGTTTCGCGAGAAGACGCACTTCATGGTGCGCAAGCTTCTCCAGGCGGGCCTGCTGTCCCTGGCCGAGTTGAACCAGAAGCCGTCCGAGTACATGAAGTTCTGCGAGCACTCGTGTTGGATCGACGGAAGCGTCGCGGCCACGTTGTTCGGGCACTTCCTCATCTTCGGTGGAAGCCTGGTCTTCCTCGGCACCGAGCGGCATCGCGCCCTGGTCGACGTCGCCGATGACTTCAGGCTCCCGGGTTGCTTCTGCATGACCGAGGTCGGACACGGCAGCAATCTCGCGGGTCTCGGCACCACCGCGACGTACGATGCCGAGCGCGGCGAGTTCATCATCAACACGCCGAGCTGGCGCGACGCGAAGTGGGCGATCGCGCTGCTCGCCTGGAACGCGCGGGTCGTCACGGTCATGGCGCAGCTCTACATGCCCGACGGGGAATGCAAGGGAATCCACTCGTTCCTGGTGCCGGTGCGAGATGAAGAGGGACGCCCGCTGCCGGGCGTGAAGATCAGCGACGTCGATTGGCTGATTGGCTTGAACGGCGTCGGAATCGGCGGGGCGATGTTCGAGCAGGTGCGCATCCCGCGCGAGAACCTGCTCAACCGCTTCGCGGACGTGACGGCGGAAGGGAAGTATGTGACGTCGTTCGATTCGCCGGGTGAGCTCTTCCGCGCGCAGATCTCACCGCTGATGATCGAGCGGCTCGTTCCCTTCGCGGTGGCGGGCATGAAGATCGCCCTCGCCGTGGCGGCGCGTTATGGCAAGGAGCGGCGCCAGTTCGGACCGCGCGGTGGCCCGGAACGTCCCATCATCGAATACAGCAGCCACAAGCGGCGATTGGTGCCCGGCGTCGCCGAGTCGTACGCGGTCGCGTTCATGCTCGAGCGCCTCCACCTCGAGGCGGATGTCACCATGCCCGAGCCGCTGCCCACGCCGCTCCAACCCCTCTGTGCGTCGTTCAAGGCCTATTCGTACGAGGCGGCGACACGGGTCATCCAGAACGCGCGCGAGTGCTGCGGTGTGCACTCGTTCCGGCACATCAACAAGATCGCCCGGGCACAGCTCGACATGCACGGCTTCGCGCACGCGGCCGGTGACAACGTGGTGCTGTTTCAGTACGCGGGGCGGATCCTGCTCGAGGACTTCGCCGGGGGCAAAGGTCCGTTCAAGGAGGCCGCCGAGCCCGATGCCTCCAGCTGCTCGGCCACCTGCGTGAAGCACCAGGAGTTGTTCGCGGCGCGGTTCACCCAGCTTCTCGACTACACGCGCGGCGAGTTCATGAAGCACATGGGCGAGGGACTGAGTCGCGCCGACGCCTGGAACGAGATCCTGACGTTCGCGATCGAACTCGGTCGCGCGTACGCGATTCGCGAGACGCACAAGCAGTTCCTGCGCGTCATTGGCACCTGCGCGCCGGGCCCGGCGAAGGACATCCTGACGGAGCTGTGCGAGCTGTACGGGTGGTCAACGGTGTCGGCGAACCTCGGCTGGTACCGGGATGTCTCCGACGGCTCGCTCGAACTCTCCGCGCTCTTCGTCGAGCGCACGGTGCTCGAGTACTCGCAGCGACTGGCACCGAAGCTCGATCTGTTGGTGGATTCCTTCGGGATTCCGGAGGTGCTGCTCCCGGCGGCGGATCTGATGGCCGACCTGCCGGGGAAGTTCAGCTAG
- a CDS encoding alpha/beta fold hydrolase: MDTPTQKSTNIREHDITFNATDGFPLSGRLLVPERPTAAVLLSPATGLPKEFYLHFMRYGAERGAACLVYDYRGVAASAPKDLRAFKMDTPDWGRLDMTAALERLIEAAPGVPVIHVAHSVGGHITGFMPNHQKITRQVFIGVGFGTWWKHRFPKQQLTDLFFWWIYGPLQLATKGFIPSGGLWGGSTLPAGAFKTWRRWSHKADYFRGELGDRLKPHYFNEIATPILSYVFTDDPLTTPETARGFLEFMPKAQKDVRVRRPADLGVKALRHQDVFRRSNSAAWPELWRAVLEGA; the protein is encoded by the coding sequence ATGGACACTCCGACGCAGAAGTCGACGAACATCCGCGAACACGACATCACCTTCAACGCGACGGACGGCTTCCCACTCTCCGGGCGGCTCCTCGTTCCGGAGCGGCCGACCGCGGCGGTCCTCCTCTCCCCGGCGACCGGGTTGCCCAAGGAGTTCTACCTCCATTTCATGCGCTATGGCGCGGAGCGCGGCGCGGCGTGCCTCGTCTACGACTACCGCGGCGTCGCCGCCTCGGCGCCCAAGGACCTGCGCGCCTTCAAGATGGATACCCCGGATTGGGGACGCCTCGACATGACCGCCGCGCTCGAGCGCTTGATCGAAGCCGCGCCGGGCGTTCCCGTGATTCACGTCGCGCACAGCGTCGGTGGGCACATCACGGGGTTCATGCCCAACCATCAGAAAATCACCCGGCAGGTCTTCATCGGCGTTGGATTCGGGACCTGGTGGAAGCACCGCTTCCCGAAGCAGCAACTGACGGATCTCTTCTTCTGGTGGATTTATGGGCCGCTCCAACTGGCGACCAAGGGCTTCATTCCCTCGGGCGGGCTCTGGGGCGGTTCGACCCTGCCCGCCGGCGCGTTCAAGACCTGGCGGCGCTGGTCGCACAAGGCGGACTACTTCCGTGGCGAGCTCGGCGACCGATTGAAGCCCCATTACTTCAATGAAATCGCGACGCCGATCCTCTCGTACGTGTTCACGGATGACCCCCTGACGACCCCCGAAACCGCTCGCGGCTTCCTCGAGTTCATGCCCAAGGCACAGAAAGACGTGCGCGTGCGTCGCCCGGCGGACCTCGGCGTCAAGGCCCTGCGACATCAGGATGTCTTTCGGCGAAGCAACTCGGCGGCGTGGCCCGAGCTGTGGCGAGCGGTGCTCGAAGGCGCTTGA
- a CDS encoding cation:proton antiporter — protein sequence MPKPESLVLFLFVLLLIAHLLGALCVRLRQPRVVGEILAGVLAGPALLGRLEVFPRPGTHHLPVLDFLYSFGLLMLMFLSGAGIHSLFHPDDRRQIAWLTSFGTVLPFLIATALGMSLSLEPFQGPAGHPVALLLIIGISVSITSIPVISRIFQDLQVMHTRFARLVLGVAVVEDIALWGGLAGALSLARASTLPWSDIVRHITTTLIYMAVGLLLVPQVLRGLRAARWKTLARMSPVVQVVLLLLAHAAVADLLDINQVFAGFLAGLAASRSSSFTPETLDSIAGLSNALFIPLYFALVGYKLALIDAFSPGMLCAFLVVACVIKLASVGLGARLAGFPRSDALNLAVATNARGGPGIAVASVAFDAGIISPAFYTTLVAVAVLTSQAAGAWLDAVLRRGQSLLSGMPESEAARAPSAARTNVPSGQEGATARIPGADRNFVAPDLMHEGNNGRQG from the coding sequence ATGCCCAAGCCAGAATCGCTGGTGCTCTTCCTCTTCGTCCTGTTGCTCATCGCCCACCTGCTCGGTGCTCTCTGCGTACGGTTGAGGCAGCCGCGAGTGGTGGGAGAAATCCTGGCGGGCGTGCTCGCGGGACCCGCGCTCCTGGGGCGCCTGGAAGTCTTTCCAAGGCCTGGAACCCACCACCTGCCGGTCCTGGATTTCCTTTATTCCTTCGGGCTGTTGATGTTGATGTTCCTCTCGGGGGCGGGCATCCACTCGCTGTTCCACCCGGATGATCGGCGGCAGATTGCCTGGCTGACCTCGTTCGGAACGGTGCTCCCCTTCCTCATCGCCACCGCGCTGGGCATGAGCCTGTCCCTGGAGCCGTTCCAGGGCCCGGCGGGCCATCCCGTGGCGCTCCTGCTCATCATCGGCATTTCCGTCTCCATCACCTCCATCCCCGTCATCTCGCGCATCTTCCAGGATCTCCAGGTGATGCATACGCGCTTCGCGCGGCTCGTGTTGGGAGTGGCGGTGGTGGAGGACATCGCGCTGTGGGGGGGGCTGGCCGGTGCCCTGTCCCTGGCACGCGCGAGCACGTTGCCCTGGAGCGACATCGTCCGGCACATCACCACGACCTTGATCTACATGGCCGTGGGCCTGTTGCTGGTGCCCCAGGTTCTTCGAGGGTTGCGAGCGGCGCGCTGGAAGACGCTCGCGCGCATGTCGCCCGTGGTGCAGGTGGTCCTGCTGCTCCTGGCCCATGCCGCGGTGGCGGACCTCCTCGACATCAACCAGGTGTTCGCCGGTTTCCTCGCCGGCCTGGCTGCCTCGAGGAGCTCCTCGTTCACCCCGGAGACGCTGGACTCCATCGCGGGGCTCTCCAACGCGCTCTTCATCCCGCTCTACTTCGCGCTGGTCGGCTACAAGCTGGCGCTCATCGATGCGTTCTCGCCTGGAATGCTCTGCGCCTTCCTCGTTGTCGCCTGCGTCATCAAACTGGCCTCGGTGGGACTGGGCGCCCGGCTCGCTGGATTCCCTCGCTCGGATGCCCTCAACCTCGCCGTGGCGACGAACGCGCGCGGAGGGCCGGGCATCGCGGTGGCCAGCGTGGCGTTCGATGCCGGCATCATCAGCCCCGCCTTCTACACCACGCTGGTCGCGGTGGCGGTGTTGACCTCTCAGGCGGCGGGCGCATGGCTGGATGCCGTGCTGCGGCGCGGGCAATCCCTGCTCAGTGGAATGCCCGAGTCCGAGGCCGCGCGTGCTCCCTCCGCCGCTCGGACGAATGTTCCTTCCGGACAGGAGGGAGCCACGGCTCGAATCCCAGGGGCCGATCGGAATTTCGTCGCGCCCGACCTCATGCATGAAGGCAACAACGGGCGTCAGGGCTAG
- a CDS encoding 2Fe-2S iron-sulfur cluster-binding protein, with protein sequence MSSERGGREIELQVGDEVLKVRSGERLIDICEHHQTCIMFSCRAASCGTCAIVVEQGMENLSPVEGLEAIVVEEVSEGRPNVRLACQVRILGSASIRPLT encoded by the coding sequence ATGAGTTCCGAGCGCGGCGGACGGGAGATCGAGCTTCAGGTCGGGGACGAGGTCCTGAAGGTCAGGTCTGGGGAGAGGCTCATCGACATCTGCGAGCATCACCAGACGTGCATCATGTTCAGCTGCCGCGCGGCTTCTTGTGGCACGTGCGCCATCGTTGTCGAGCAGGGCATGGAGAACCTGTCTCCCGTGGAGGGGTTGGAGGCCATTGTCGTCGAGGAGGTGTCCGAGGGACGTCCGAACGTGCGCCTGGCGTGCCAGGTGCGGATCCTCGGCTCCGCGAGCATACGGCCCCTGACGTAG